In one Candidatus Poribacteria bacterium genomic region, the following are encoded:
- a CDS encoding glycosyltransferase produces the protein MILFTWLIISAGLLLICLIVTLFNAVTAPMLKKANNYRNEPRVSVLIPARNEEANIGACIEGFLAQKYDNFEILVLDDQSTDHTESIIKELSQQYVNIQAIQGQPLPSGWTGKNWACHQLSQYASGEILIFTDADNRPAPTAIANSIAYMQKLELGLLSAFPQKVTRTLAEKLVVPVVDMFVYAGLPLWLTYLSRSPSLAAASGLWIVFTREAYQRIGGHEALSNRIVEDVELSRLAKKRGIKILTLAGTQMVSCRMYHSFSEVWNGFSKNLFGLVSYRTIPFFVLILLLSTTCVLPYGTVWFAPFTALSLVAIIMNVTMRLILSVKYKHPFFASVILHPFGVLLTLLIGINSFYQARRGRLEWKGRQIDLQLGKSIHDKL, from the coding sequence CTGGGCTGCTACTGATTTGCTTGATAGTGACTTTGTTCAATGCCGTAACTGCACCGATGCTCAAAAAAGCCAATAACTACCGGAACGAACCCCGTGTTTCAGTGCTGATTCCCGCTCGAAACGAGGAAGCCAACATCGGTGCTTGTATCGAAGGATTCTTGGCTCAAAAGTACGATAACTTTGAGATTCTCGTTCTTGATGATCAGTCGACAGATCACACGGAATCCATCATCAAGGAGTTGAGTCAACAATATGTTAACATTCAAGCAATTCAGGGCCAACCCCTGCCATCGGGCTGGACGGGAAAAAACTGGGCGTGCCATCAACTGAGTCAGTATGCGAGTGGAGAGATACTCATCTTCACCGATGCGGATAACCGTCCCGCTCCAACTGCGATTGCGAATAGTATCGCTTATATGCAGAAGTTAGAGCTGGGACTATTGTCAGCGTTTCCACAGAAGGTGACACGGACCTTGGCGGAAAAACTTGTGGTTCCGGTGGTTGATATGTTCGTTTACGCCGGACTTCCACTATGGCTTACATATTTGAGTCGTTCACCGTCGCTTGCTGCCGCGAGTGGTCTGTGGATTGTTTTCACTCGTGAAGCGTATCAACGAATTGGTGGACATGAGGCATTATCGAATCGAATTGTTGAAGACGTTGAGTTAAGTCGATTGGCAAAAAAGAGAGGTATTAAAATCTTAACATTGGCGGGCACTCAGATGGTATCTTGCAGAATGTATCATTCGTTCAGCGAAGTATGGAACGGATTTTCCAAGAATCTTTTTGGATTGGTAAGCTACCGGACGATCCCGTTTTTTGTCTTAATTCTGCTGCTGTCTACCACGTGTGTTCTGCCCTACGGTACTGTCTGGTTCGCGCCATTTACAGCACTTTCCCTCGTTGCGATCATCATGAACGTTACGATGCGACTGATACTATCGGTCAAATATAAACACCCTTTCTTTGCAAGTGTGATTTTGCATCCGTTTGGTGTTTTGCTAACATTGCTGATTGGGATTAATTCATTCTATCAAGCTAGACGTGGTCGCTTGGAATGGAAGGGACGACAGATCGACTTGCAGTTGGGCAAGTCGATACATGATAAATTGTGA
- a CDS encoding carotenoid biosynthesis protein: MNRVKIGVLYLFLGAGGLWHMLNVFQEVMRALASPIMFGLGVWLFWECWQIYSQRERLKLALWGVGIIIASFGIEWLGVRTGKIFGSYVYGQTLRPSIDGVPISIGGAWFVMLIASMAVAQTIAPKSVARSLVKLTCFVALLMVCFDLLLEPAAVKLNYWIWVNDHIPLQNYLAWFGLSFIFTTIGLRVGLFHRSLPRIAFHFYFAQLAYFGLVCLKS, translated from the coding sequence GTGAACAGAGTAAAAATAGGGGTGCTATATCTATTTTTAGGCGCAGGTGGACTGTGGCACATGCTCAACGTTTTCCAAGAGGTTATGCGAGCACTTGCTTCGCCAATCATGTTTGGCTTAGGTGTTTGGCTATTTTGGGAATGTTGGCAGATATATTCACAGCGTGAAAGGCTAAAGCTGGCCCTCTGGGGTGTAGGTATTATTATCGCTAGTTTTGGAATTGAATGGCTTGGTGTACGGACAGGTAAGATTTTTGGTTCGTATGTATATGGACAAACACTACGTCCGTCAATTGATGGTGTGCCAATCTCTATTGGAGGTGCTTGGTTTGTAATGCTTATTGCTTCAATGGCTGTTGCCCAAACAATTGCACCGAAATCCGTAGCTAGGAGTCTTGTTAAGTTGACGTGTTTTGTTGCATTGTTAATGGTTTGTTTCGACCTATTGCTGGAGCCTGCGGCAGTAAAATTGAACTACTGGATATGGGTGAATGACCACATTCCTTTGCAGAACTATCTAGCGTGGTTTGGATTGAGTTTTATCTTTACGACGATCGGTTTACGAGTTGGTTTGTTCCATCGCTCGTTACCCCGAATCGCCTTTCATTTTTATTTTGCTCAACTCGCTTATTTCGGATTGGTATGCCTGAAAAGTTAA
- a CDS encoding fatty acid desaturase, with protein sequence MKSTKKGLFIGLTIIGLWGLSLSILLTFNVADINIALIPVCIVCQTFLYTGLFITAHDAMHGTVCPTHPWVNNIIGAIAVRLYALFSYRKLQEKHWEHHRTPASDTDPDFHDGQHSSFLVWYLCFMKTYLSWKQVIGMAIAFQIMEYGLAISSFNLVLFWVSPALLSTVQLFYFGTYLPHRMPAGGYNNPHRAQSNAYSTFCSFITCYHFGYHWEHHEYPYIPWWKLPTIRKMKSLNHVYRHSRPIG encoded by the coding sequence ATGAAATCAACAAAAAAAGGCTTATTCATTGGGTTAACGATTATAGGACTATGGGGATTGAGTCTCTCAATTTTACTCACGTTCAATGTGGCTGATATCAACATTGCGCTAATACCTGTGTGCATAGTTTGTCAGACATTTCTTTATACCGGTCTGTTCATTACGGCGCACGATGCGATGCACGGTACAGTTTGTCCGACTCATCCATGGGTCAACAATATAATCGGCGCAATTGCTGTCAGGCTATACGCACTATTCTCATATCGCAAATTACAAGAAAAGCATTGGGAACACCATCGAACACCTGCAAGCGATACGGACCCAGATTTTCACGATGGACAACACAGTAGCTTTTTAGTGTGGTATCTCTGTTTTATGAAAACCTACCTGAGTTGGAAACAGGTAATTGGGATGGCGATTGCATTTCAAATCATGGAATATGGTTTGGCTATCTCTAGCTTCAACTTGGTTCTGTTTTGGGTCTCTCCTGCGCTACTTAGCACGGTACAGTTATTTTATTTCGGGACATATTTACCACACCGAATGCCGGCAGGTGGATATAACAATCCGCACCGTGCACAGAGCAATGCGTATTCTACGTTCTGTTCGTTTATCACCTGCTATCACTTCGGATACCATTGGGAACATCACGAGTATCCATACATTCCATGGTGGAAGCTGCCAACAATACGAAAGATGAAATCTTTGAATCATGTATATCGCCATAGTCGTCCCATTGGATAA
- a CDS encoding polysaccharide deacetylase family protein produces the protein MSLVITAVVGIVMMMLLRLFFKPPFGKNVIRLDTEQRLVALTFDDGPHPPYTDRLLDVLAKHKVKATFFMIGNRIEKHPQTVHRVIVEGHQIGNHSYSHPVLGFRLPARIRREIERTDSLLRQLGAAGEIAFRAPMLTRFLPVAWFLAKADRAHISCNVWSWDWTTQNPDRIAQRVLKKTGPGSIIVLHDGKAENAHADRAGTLEATDRIITKLKRKKYRFCTIRDGLRADIC, from the coding sequence ATGAGTTTAGTAATCACTGCTGTGGTAGGAATTGTAATGATGATGTTACTGCGGCTCTTCTTTAAGCCACCATTTGGGAAGAATGTTATTCGTTTGGACACGGAGCAACGGTTAGTCGCGCTCACCTTCGATGACGGGCCTCATCCGCCCTACACCGATCGGTTACTTGATGTGCTCGCCAAACACAAGGTCAAAGCTACATTCTTCATGATTGGAAATCGGATCGAAAAACATCCCCAAACGGTGCACCGCGTCATCGTTGAGGGACATCAGATTGGTAATCATTCCTATAGCCATCCTGTGTTGGGTTTCCGGTTGCCTGCTCGTATTCGACGAGAAATTGAACGCACGGACAGCCTTCTTCGACAGTTAGGGGCTGCGGGTGAGATCGCGTTTCGTGCACCGATGTTAACAAGATTTCTGCCAGTCGCATGGTTTCTCGCGAAAGCTGATAGAGCACATATTAGTTGTAATGTGTGGAGTTGGGATTGGACTACCCAGAATCCGGATAGAATTGCCCAAAGGGTATTAAAAAAAACAGGGCCCGGTTCAATAATTGTATTACATGATGGAAAAGCGGAAAATGCACATGCGGACCGTGCGGGTACACTCGAAGCAACAGACCGAATTATCACGAAACTCAAACGCAAGAAATACCGGTTTTGTACAATTAGGGACGGTTTAAGAGCAGACATCTGTTAA
- a CDS encoding exo-alpha-sialidase, translating to MSWRVVDHITIYREEGWYGAHPNLVRTPSGNLLVLFHRSPFVGYSHHSHPLFDVRACRSEDEGQTWSDQHLVTIDPLGGVLDFGTHTLADGSIFLHASNVALVPEAEEREGGEWDAHAGIPFWVRSQDDGHTWTEPVRFPPLPDAVWGHPASHSGIARSGLIQMPDGRLLLPSKATDHPDGSMPFFGMLRVSRDMGRTWEYGGRIAEDPVTHFSEPAIHLTPSGKIIVLFRCHPGPGAASREVCLALVESTDGGETWSPWRQTAIRGCPGHMLGLRDGRIFTTVGTRWPGQRGCLARILEPEGSDLDTAPVLVIRSDSHDSDCGYPWSVELEDGRVLVVYYYVYSDGHRGIEGTIVEEVS from the coding sequence ATGAGTTGGCGCGTTGTAGACCATATAACGATTTATCGTGAAGAGGGCTGGTACGGTGCCCACCCCAACCTAGTGCGTACACCCAGTGGGAATCTGTTAGTTCTGTTTCATCGTTCACCGTTCGTGGGTTATTCTCACCACAGTCACCCGTTATTTGATGTCCGTGCCTGTCGCTCAGAGGATGAAGGGCAAACTTGGAGTGATCAACACTTGGTTACCATCGATCCGTTGGGCGGTGTACTTGACTTCGGTACGCATACCCTTGCGGACGGGAGCATCTTCCTTCACGCTTCCAATGTTGCGCTAGTTCCCGAGGCTGAAGAGCGCGAAGGTGGCGAATGGGATGCTCACGCGGGTATCCCATTCTGGGTGCGTTCCCAGGATGATGGGCACACTTGGACCGAACCGGTACGCTTCCCACCATTGCCTGATGCCGTGTGGGGGCATCCTGCGTCTCATTCGGGGATTGCCCGGAGCGGGTTGATACAGATGCCCGACGGACGTTTGCTCTTACCGAGCAAGGCGACCGATCATCCGGACGGCTCAATGCCTTTCTTTGGTATGTTGCGGGTGTCAAGGGATATGGGGAGGACGTGGGAGTACGGTGGGCGGATTGCGGAAGACCCTGTTACCCACTTCAGTGAGCCTGCCATCCATCTCACCCCTAGTGGAAAGATTATCGTTCTCTTTCGATGCCACCCTGGGCCCGGTGCAGCTAGCCGCGAGGTGTGCCTCGCGTTAGTGGAATCGACCGACGGTGGGGAAACATGGTCTCCGTGGCGACAGACGGCAATCCGCGGCTGCCCCGGTCACATGCTTGGACTGCGGGATGGGCGTATCTTCACCACTGTCGGGACACGCTGGCCCGGACAGCGGGGTTGCCTAGCACGTATCCTCGAACCGGAGGGAAGTGACTTGGACACCGCACCGGTGCTTGTTATCCGAAGCGATTCGCACGATTCCGATTGCGGTTATCCTTGGTCAGTTGAACTTGAAGACGGTCGTGTGTTGGTGGTGTATTACTATGTCTATTCGGATGGCCATCGAGGCATTGAAGGTACGATTGTCGAGGAGGTTTCGTGA
- a CDS encoding sugar phosphate isomerase/epimerase — MSETLDIQLACMSLMWGGDLPNEEMPAWIDDVSTAGYTGVATFERVLLRLIKETDFLERITDRGLPVVSVDLVIDRDFDRVNRVCEAMQQLGAKHLVTIGGLAQKGADMNEIADLLNQIGEIALTYDVRACFHNHTHHTGETLEETEELLHKTDPTKFFGFLDVGHATKDFVGHPVEQRASIFLERNWDRIDFLEFKDWCEDFDLRTEVGAGDCDYEGVFRILREKRYSGWITVEQNGPMGDKTPLECAKASRNFIRQGLGV, encoded by the coding sequence ATGAGCGAAACGCTTGATATTCAACTCGCGTGTATGAGTCTGATGTGGGGTGGCGATCTGCCTAACGAAGAGATGCCTGCTTGGATTGACGATGTATCGACAGCGGGCTATACGGGTGTTGCCACATTTGAGAGGGTGCTGCTTCGGCTTATTAAGGAGACGGACTTTCTCGAGCGGATAACAGATCGTGGACTCCCCGTGGTAAGTGTTGATCTGGTCATAGACCGTGACTTCGATAGGGTCAACCGTGTCTGTGAGGCTATGCAGCAGCTCGGTGCGAAGCATCTGGTCACGATAGGTGGTTTGGCACAGAAGGGGGCAGACATGAACGAAATCGCTGACCTGCTAAACCAAATTGGCGAGATTGCGCTGACGTATGACGTTCGTGCCTGCTTCCACAATCACACCCATCACACCGGCGAGACGTTGGAGGAGACTGAGGAGTTGCTACACAAAACAGATCCCACCAAGTTCTTCGGTTTCTTGGATGTCGGACACGCGACCAAGGATTTTGTGGGGCATCCGGTGGAACAGCGCGCGTCCATCTTCCTTGAGCGAAATTGGGATCGGATCGATTTTCTGGAGTTTAAGGATTGGTGCGAGGATTTCGACTTAAGGACAGAGGTTGGCGCTGGCGACTGCGACTATGAAGGCGTGTTTCGGATTCTGAGGGAGAAACGTTATTCGGGCTGGATTACGGTGGAGCAGAATGGTCCGATGGGAGATAAGACTCCATTGGAATGTGCCAAAGCCAGTCGGAATTTTATTCGGCAAGGTTTAGGCGTCTGA
- a CDS encoding class I SAM-dependent methyltransferase: MPPFRRIGDIGDVYVPTQFREIAAEDASWKLFTRSELGQFDRIFTHLRRGGVAILSGDWEQVTRVMDYIGRKKDEMIRPSREGGRDRKRSGRDKDRWQPQMGSEKRKSHSGLGSVNPTQEREKALSRLMCWADPTGTLQVTPPPSLPYLLEWIGENQGASEGRPFLIPIAKIQNIQRALAATYPIRALGVPLVASDNVLPPHSQETIELFQQGLQSVKPHLPHSTTVLDMGCGCGCLTLLAAQEVGDLGVKIYASDLLPEAVATTRLNLLRFTDKRNAPSQIQLMPAGDLFQPVSALRFDLIIFNAPWVVSRPRTRAEIAIHDEKQRTLRRFFDDLPSYLNPRGRVLIGYADASGKKAVAHLDAMISSVGLTVLHRFKERVATHRTKRKWENITVYELVNEKSDA; this comes from the coding sequence ATGCCTCCATTTCGCCGGATCGGTGACATCGGTGATGTTTACGTGCCGACCCAATTTCGAGAAATTGCCGCAGAAGACGCTTCATGGAAGCTGTTCACACGCAGCGAACTGGGACAATTCGATCGAATTTTCACCCACCTGCGCCGCGGTGGCGTAGCAATCCTGTCCGGCGACTGGGAGCAAGTGACGAGGGTCATGGATTACATTGGACGGAAAAAGGATGAGATGATTCGTCCATCCCGCGAAGGTGGGCGGGACAGAAAAAGGTCGGGTCGGGACAAAGACAGATGGCAACCCCAAATGGGAAGCGAGAAACGCAAATCACATTCGGGGTTGGGGAGTGTAAATCCCACACAAGAAAGGGAAAAAGCACTGTCGCGCTTGATGTGCTGGGCAGATCCAACCGGCACCTTACAAGTAACCCCACCGCCAAGTCTACCCTATCTCCTTGAATGGATTGGCGAAAATCAGGGCGCAAGTGAAGGACGACCGTTTCTAATACCCATCGCCAAGATTCAGAATATTCAAAGGGCACTTGCAGCGACTTATCCGATTCGTGCGCTCGGGGTGCCGCTGGTTGCCTCCGACAACGTGCTTCCACCCCATTCTCAGGAAACGATTGAACTGTTCCAGCAGGGATTGCAAAGCGTTAAACCGCATCTACCGCACAGTACAACGGTGCTCGATATGGGTTGTGGGTGCGGGTGTCTTACACTGCTCGCTGCGCAGGAAGTGGGAGATTTGGGAGTGAAAATCTACGCGTCGGATCTGCTGCCCGAAGCGGTTGCGACAACCCGCCTCAACCTTCTGCGTTTCACCGATAAGCGCAATGCTCCGTCACAAATCCAACTCATGCCGGCGGGCGACCTTTTCCAGCCGGTGTCAGCACTTCGTTTCGATCTGATTATTTTCAATGCACCGTGGGTGGTTTCGCGCCCGCGGACCCGAGCAGAGATCGCCATCCACGACGAAAAACAACGGACCCTTCGACGCTTTTTCGACGACCTTCCCAGTTACCTCAACCCAAGAGGTCGAGTGCTGATTGGGTATGCAGATGCCTCCGGCAAAAAAGCCGTTGCGCACCTCGACGCAATGATCAGCTCTGTGGGTTTAACCGTCTTGCACCGATTCAAGGAACGGGTGGCGACCCATAGAACAAAGCGGAAATGGGAAAATATCACGGTTTATGAACTGGTCAACGAAAAGTCAGACGCCTAA
- a CDS encoding NCS2 family permease, with the protein MLEKLFRLQESGTTVKREVVAGCTTFMTLSYIIFVQPAVLSAAGMDSGAVMAATCITSALAMVLMALLANYPIALAPGMGHNFYFAFTVCLTLGVSWQNALGAVFIAGVLFILLFFVGLREKVMTILPVSLRNAIPAGIGLLIALVGLEWAGLIVDHPATYVTLGDLKSPPALLSLFGVIVIAVLFALKVRGAILIGIIASTIVGLITGMVKFQGVVSAPPSIAPTFLQLQIPNILVDPKMISVIFIFIFLDLFDTVGTLVGVGEQGGFMVDGKLPKAKQALLSDAVATSAGALLGTSTVTSYIESASGISAGGRTGLTSIVTAVLMLLALFFNPLIKMVGAGYPISETTSLYPIVAPALIIVGSLMLKNVVSIDWDDTTESIPAFLTLLLMPLTISITEGIAFGFISYALLKLVTRQGKQVHWLIYLFAVLFVARYIWLI; encoded by the coding sequence ATGCTCGAAAAATTGTTCCGTTTGCAAGAGTCAGGAACAACTGTTAAACGTGAAGTTGTTGCAGGCTGTACAACGTTCATGACATTGTCCTACATTATCTTCGTCCAACCGGCGGTGCTGTCGGCGGCGGGGATGGATTCCGGCGCAGTGATGGCAGCAACCTGCATCACTAGTGCATTGGCAATGGTGTTGATGGCACTGCTCGCCAACTATCCAATCGCCCTTGCGCCGGGGATGGGACATAACTTCTACTTCGCCTTCACGGTCTGTCTCACCCTCGGCGTATCGTGGCAAAACGCGCTCGGTGCCGTTTTCATCGCAGGGGTGCTGTTTATCCTGCTCTTCTTTGTCGGTTTGCGTGAAAAAGTGATGACTATTCTGCCCGTTTCGTTGAGGAACGCCATCCCTGCCGGAATTGGGTTGCTCATCGCGTTGGTAGGCTTGGAATGGGCGGGCCTTATCGTCGACCATCCAGCAACCTATGTCACCCTCGGCGATCTGAAATCACCCCCGGCACTCCTCTCGCTGTTCGGAGTGATCGTGATAGCTGTCCTGTTTGCTTTGAAAGTGCGAGGCGCAATCCTGATCGGCATTATTGCCTCAACCATTGTTGGACTCATCACCGGCATGGTGAAATTTCAAGGGGTTGTTTCCGCACCGCCGTCCATCGCTCCCACCTTCCTCCAACTCCAGATCCCGAACATTCTCGTAGACCCGAAGATGATTTCGGTCATTTTTATCTTCATTTTCCTGGATCTGTTCGATACCGTTGGAACGTTGGTCGGTGTCGGCGAACAAGGTGGATTTATGGTCGATGGCAAGCTGCCGAAAGCCAAACAGGCACTGCTCTCTGATGCGGTCGCCACAAGCGCAGGCGCCCTGCTCGGCACATCAACGGTTACCAGTTACATTGAGAGCGCGTCGGGGATCTCCGCAGGAGGGCGCACAGGCCTAACCAGCATCGTGACAGCGGTTCTGATGCTGCTCGCTCTATTCTTCAATCCACTAATCAAAATGGTAGGCGCCGGATACCCCATCAGTGAAACTACGTCCCTCTATCCCATAGTTGCCCCGGCACTGATTATCGTCGGAAGCCTTATGCTCAAAAATGTGGTCTCCATCGATTGGGACGACACGACAGAGTCTATCCCAGCATTTCTGACCCTGCTGCTGATGCCCCTCACGATCAGCATCACGGAAGGAATCGCGTTTGGGTTCATCTCCTACGCCCTACTAAAACTGGTCACCCGTCAAGGGAAACAGGTGCACTGGCTGATTTACCTGTTCGCAGTGCTTTTCGTGGCGCGATACATCTGGCTCATCTGA
- a CDS encoding ATP-binding protein, whose translation MSSKPKCIIVTGRPGSGKTSLSKKLAERLWMPVISRDEIKEGYVNTHGVKHDQLPPDTNGVVTNFFFEIVNQYLAGKISVVIEAAFQHKVWEPRMPKILELGDPFIVVCSVDGMVAAERHLQRGLEDPSREFYHGDKRVEVYRKTGVMSPPGNYMAPDFNVPTVHVSTEGQYSPSIDEIVNLVLQI comes from the coding sequence ATGAGCAGTAAACCCAAATGCATTATCGTCACAGGCCGTCCGGGCTCAGGGAAAACAAGTCTATCCAAGAAACTCGCTGAACGACTGTGGATGCCGGTCATCAGTCGCGACGAAATCAAGGAGGGCTATGTCAACACCCATGGTGTCAAGCACGATCAACTTCCACCGGACACCAATGGTGTGGTCACCAATTTCTTCTTCGAGATAGTGAATCAGTACCTCGCCGGTAAGATCTCTGTCGTCATAGAAGCGGCCTTTCAGCACAAGGTCTGGGAACCAAGGATGCCCAAAATCCTTGAATTGGGCGATCCTTTCATTGTTGTATGCTCCGTTGACGGGATGGTGGCAGCAGAGCGCCATCTCCAGCGCGGCCTGGAGGATCCAAGCCGGGAGTTCTACCACGGCGATAAGCGCGTTGAAGTCTACAGGAAAACTGGTGTAATGTCGCCCCCTGGTAACTATATGGCGCCAGATTTCAACGTGCCCACAGTTCATGTCTCAACAGAAGGGCAATACTCACCCAGTATAGATGAGATTGTGAACCTTGTTTTGCAAATATGA
- the pncB gene encoding nicotinate phosphoribosyltransferase has translation MTKALQSGLLTESNMALFADYYEFTMGKADFDSGNNAICTENYFVRFIPQGEYMITAGLEQVIHYILNLRFTDADLKWLKESKATPDMSDDFLDYLRHFKFDGDVYAVPEGTPVFANEPLINVTGRSIDIQIFETYLLNVMNFQTLIATKTARIVHAARGRTCFDFGARRAHGRDAGILAARASFIGGAAGTSLVIAGQYFDIPYVGTTAHKFIMDRSSELAAFRDYAKSFPHNTLLLIDTYDTIQGAKNACIVGKEMQARGAQLRGVRLDSGDLLTLSKAVRAIFDEAGLHDVQIFASNDLDEFQIDKLLAAGAPIDGFGVGTRLATGANFNPLTGEGGPSALPGVYKHVERIEDEKATVTMKLSEETGKSTLPGRKQLHRIYDDDGNYVKDVIGLWEEDLQNSEPLLVPVINKGELVYSFPDLAAMQATAKTELARLPVFYKRLTKADEYPVVLSAGLEDLLEKLTQNRQH, from the coding sequence ATGACCAAAGCACTCCAATCCGGTCTCCTCACCGAATCGAATATGGCACTGTTCGCTGACTATTATGAATTCACCATGGGCAAGGCGGATTTTGACAGTGGGAACAACGCAATCTGCACTGAGAACTACTTCGTCCGCTTCATTCCGCAGGGCGAGTATATGATTACGGCAGGACTGGAGCAGGTGATCCACTACATCTTGAACCTGCGCTTTACCGATGCAGATCTCAAATGGCTGAAGGAAAGCAAGGCGACGCCGGATATGAGCGATGATTTCCTTGATTACCTGCGTCACTTCAAATTCGATGGCGATGTCTATGCGGTGCCTGAAGGGACACCCGTCTTCGCAAACGAGCCGCTGATCAATGTAACAGGCAGATCTATCGACATCCAGATCTTCGAGACCTATCTCCTCAACGTGATGAATTTCCAGACGTTAATCGCCACGAAAACCGCGCGGATTGTTCATGCAGCACGCGGACGCACCTGTTTCGACTTCGGAGCGCGCAGGGCGCATGGGCGAGATGCCGGCATTCTGGCTGCACGGGCATCATTCATTGGTGGTGCTGCCGGTACGTCCCTCGTCATTGCGGGTCAATACTTCGACATCCCTTACGTCGGGACAACTGCACACAAGTTCATCATGGACCGTTCGTCTGAACTAGCGGCGTTTCGAGACTATGCAAAATCTTTCCCACACAACACCCTCCTCCTGATCGACACCTACGATACCATTCAAGGCGCAAAAAACGCCTGTATTGTTGGAAAAGAGATGCAGGCAAGAGGTGCACAACTGAGAGGGGTTCGGCTTGATAGTGGTGATCTGCTAACACTAAGCAAGGCGGTGCGAGCAATCTTCGACGAGGCGGGGCTGCACGATGTACAGATCTTCGCTAGCAACGACCTTGACGAATTTCAGATTGATAAACTATTGGCTGCAGGTGCCCCGATTGACGGTTTCGGCGTTGGCACCCGTTTGGCAACGGGAGCAAATTTCAACCCGCTCACCGGTGAAGGTGGTCCATCGGCGCTGCCCGGTGTCTACAAGCATGTCGAGCGAATCGAGGACGAGAAGGCTACTGTCACCATGAAGTTAAGCGAGGAAACAGGCAAATCAACCCTTCCCGGCAGAAAGCAGCTCCATCGCATATACGATGATGATGGAAATTACGTTAAGGATGTGATCGGTCTCTGGGAGGAAGATCTCCAAAACAGTGAGCCGCTGCTCGTGCCGGTAATTAACAAGGGTGAGCTAGTCTATTCATTCCCTGACTTGGCTGCGATGCAGGCAACAGCAAAAACCGAGCTAGCGAGGCTGCCCGTATTCTATAAAAGATTGACGAAGGCGGACGAATATCCTGTTGTTTTGAGTGCGGGATTGGAGGATTTATTGGAGAAATTGACACAAAACAGGCAACATTGA